In Eschrichtius robustus isolate mEscRob2 chromosome 2, mEscRob2.pri, whole genome shotgun sequence, a single window of DNA contains:
- the CPLX2 gene encoding complexin-2, with the protein MDFVMKQALGGATKDMGKMLGGEEEKDPDAQKKEEERQEALRQQEEERKAKHARMEAEREKVRQQIRDKYGLKKKEEKEAEEKAALEQPCEGSLTRPKKAIPAGCGDEEEEEEESILDTVLKYLPGPLQDMFKK; encoded by the exons ATGGACTTCGTCATGAAGCAGGCCCTTGGAG GGGCCACCAAGGACATGGGGAAGATGCTGGgcggagaggaggagaaggaccCTGACGcacagaagaaggaggaggagcggCAGGAGGCACTTCGGCAGCAAGAAGAGGAGCGCAAGGCCAAGCACGCACGCATGGAGGCCGAGCGTGAGAAGGTCCGGCAGCAGATACGAGACAAG taTGGgctgaagaagaaggaagagaaggaggctgAGGAGAAGGCAGCCCTGGAGCAGCCCTGCGAAGGGAGCCTGACCCGGCCCAAGAAGGCCATCCCGGCAGGCTGCggggacgaggaggaggaggaggaggagagcatcCTGGACACGGTGCTCAAATACCTGCCCGGGCCACTGCAGGACATGTTCAAAAAGTAA